The Acetobacter sp. DNA window CTTCGTAATCTAAGCAAGTTTTACGGAGAGTTTCTGGCGCTTGACCGTCTGGACCTCGATATCGACCAAGGCGAGAAAATTGTCGTTCTCGGCCCCTCAGGTTCGGGAAAATCGACTTTCATCCGCTGCTTCAATCGTATCGAACCGCATGACAGCGGCACGCTGATGATTGACGGACAGGTCATCGACGACAAAACGGATCTCGCTGCGTTGCGTGGTCGCGTGGGAATGGTGTTCCAGAACTACAATCTCTTTCCTCACCTGACCGTTCTCGATAACTGCACGCTCGCACCGCGTCTGGTCCGGGGCGCCTCCCGTCAGCAGGCTGAGGAAGATGCCCGACGCTATCTGGCGCTGGTGGGCATTGGCGAGCAGGCTGGGAAATATCCGATCCAGCTTTCCGGTGGTCAGCAGCAGCGCGTCGCCATCGCCCGTGCGCTGAGCATGAACCCCGAGATTATCCTGTTTGATGAACCGACCGCAGCCCTTGATCCCGAAGCCATCTCCGGGGTGGTCGCCATTATCGACGAACTGGCCGCCCAGCAGATCACGATTATCTGTGTGACCCATGAAATGGGCTTTGCCCGTCGCATTGCGGACCGCATCGTCTTCATGGACAAGGGCAGCATTCTCGAAGTCGCCCCTCCGCAGGAATTCTTCACGGCGCCTCGCACGGAGCGCGCCCGGACCTTTCTCAATCAGATGATCCAGTTCTGAACAGGCAGCCAGAGGCGGCACGGAAATACCACGCGTTTGCCAGCATGACCTTGACGGCTGAATTACTCAGATCGTGCCGGGCAGATTTCTGTTGGAAAGAGTCTCAACGCACATATCCAGAAATGCCGAAACCCGCATGGGAATGCGTTGGCCTGTCACGGTAAACAACCCGTAGACCAGCGGAGCGCACTCGTCTTCCAGCCCGAGATAGGCCAGGGGTTTGCCATCAAGAGCGTTCTGGTTGCGTGGCCGGGCGTTTCCCAGCCCGAAACCAACACCCCGGGCGGCCAGACTGCGGATCACATCCATGCTGGGATAATGACCTGCGATACGCGGCACCACACCGGCGGAAGAAAAAAGCTGGAGAAAATACTCACGCGAAAAGGGAAGATCGAGCAGAAGGAAGGGTTCATCCACAAGCGCTTCCAGCCGGACAGACCCCGCCGCGGCAAGAGGATGGTCAACTGATGTGAAGACATAGGGCGGCAGGGCGGAGAGTGGCTGAAAACCGATTGTCGGCGGCATGGGCATATTATAGCCGATCATGACGGAGACTTCTCCGTCACGCAGTTTTTCCGTCAGTTCTTCATGATGACCGGCGATGACCCGCAGACGGGCTTCCGGGTAGGTTGCGGAAAAATTCTGGATCAGATCGGGCGCCAGCAGAGGGAACAGCGTCGTCATGCAGCCAACGGTGACTTCGCCTTGCACCCGTCCCAACATGCCATTCAGCGAGCTGCCCAGTTCCTGCGCCTGAGAGAGCAGTTCACGAGCCTCTTGCAACACCATGCGGCCTTCTGGCGTGAGAGACAGCCCCTGCGCGTGGTGACGGATGAAAAGCGACACGCCGAACACGCTTTCCAGATGCGCGATCGCGGCGGAAATGGCGGGCTGCGAGATGGGTATCTGGCGCGAGGCCTGCACGATGGAGCCGGTTTCAGCCGTGGCGACGAAATATTCGATCTGTCGCAGGGAGAATTTCACTCTTGGTCGCTCCTTGGGGCTGGCGGTAAAGGCCACCGGCCTGATGGCATGAAACTTACCAGAGTTTACAGAGAAATGAATTTTTGAAGCTCAGAAAACAGAGATTTCATTAATCAAAATGCATGCCACAATAACCTGTCATTTTAATGCACCAAACCACACGAAGTATCAATAATATTAATTATTACCAGAACAATATCGCAACGGAACATACATCAGGTGTGAGATAATCTATGCCACTTTCTTCCGAAGAGGACGCTTATGCGAATAATTATATTTATTTCAATGATTCATTAGGAACTCTTTCAGAAGATACAGCCACTCAGTGTGAACAGTATGGTTATTTCAACGTGGCGTGGGAATTAAAAGACGATATGCTCAGCAATGGACATGCTGTTCTTTTTACCGGAGAAGCCTATCTCACATTATATCAGAAACAATCCATAAAAATGCTGCTTCAGAAGGTGGAAAATATCCCTGATGAAGTTGTTTTTGTAACAAACACCCGGAAAAACCACCTGAAAGCAATGAGTGATCCTGTCTGGATTCCGCTCAGGACCGAAGCCCGCACATTACTCGATCTTCTTCAGATGGAAACACAACGCGTGCGCAGGCTACTGAATATGGATCCATAAAATGACGTGAGACACATGAACAACGCCTTTTGCATCCACCATGCAGACTGGCCTTTGCATCCCTGATTGCAAAAGCCAGTTCTCTGCACTGTCTGCACTGATCCTTTCAGTGACGAGCCAGCATATCCACAACCTGCTCCACAAACCGCACGCCATCCTGCAACTCTTCCGGCAGAATGAACTCGTCCGCCTTGTGAGCGCGATCAATGGAACCGGGGCCACAGACGACAACCGGCATGCCCAGATACTCGCTGAACAGGCCACCCTCCGTTCCAAAACCGATGCGTGAGGGCGCGTTATCACCCGTAATCCGCATGATCTCGTGCAGGAACGAAGCACCGTCGGATGTATGCAGACCGGGATACGTGTTCAGCGTCTCGATCTCGATACGGGCATGCGGTCGCTCCGCACACAGACGGTCCGCTTCCTCTCGTAACCGGTCAAGCAGAGGCTGCGGATCAACACCGGGCAGCAGACGCATTTCGAACTGAACCTCGCACAGATCCGGCACGATGTTGAGCGCTACACCGCCCCGGATCAGGCCGACCTGCATGGTGCTGTAAGGCACCTCGTAATGCTCATCCTGAGCGCCGGTCTCTTTCAACTCTTCCTGTAGCGCCTCAATGATTTTCACCATATCCGTCGCCAGCCCGATGGCGTTGCAGCCGCGATCAGGATTGGCGGAATGTGCAGCCAGACCATGACAGACAATACGAGCGGCGAGCTTGCCCTTGTGACCGGACACGGCCCGCAGACCGGTCGGTTCGCCAATGACGCATCCGCGCGCCTGAAAACCACGGGCGGCGAGATCGCGCAGCATCGAATGCACGCCCACACACCCGATTTCCTCGTCATGGGAAATAGCCAGATGCAAGGGCGCACGCAGCCCGGATTGACTGGCGGCATACCGCGCCGCCACAAGCATGCAGGCAAGAAATCCCTTCATATCGCTGCTGCCGCGCCCGTAAAGCTTTCCATCCCGCTCGGTCAGCGCGAACGGATCGGTTGTCCAGGGCTGTCCCTCCACGGGCACCACATCGCTATGGGCCGACAGGACAATGCCGTCCGGCGTATCCGGCCCGATACTGGCGAATAGATTGAACCGCCCCTCCTCCTTGCCCGGCACGCGGTGGCAGCGTGCTCCAAGATCACGCAGAAAGCCTTCAGCCCAGTCAATCAGTTCCGCATTTTCCATGCGGCAGACAGTGGGAAATGCAATCAGCTTTGCAAGGATATCACGAACGGCAAGAACCTGCGGGTCGACCATGTCAGCTCAACTCGGAGAGAATCATGTCAGAAGCCTTGTCGCCGATCATCATCGTCGGCGCATTGGTGTTACCGCTGACCAGTGTTGGCATGATGGAAGTGTCAGCCACGCGCAGACCTTTCAGCCCGCGCACCTTCAGCTCGGGCGTGACCACACTGTCCGCGTCCGATCCCATGCGGCAGGTGCCGGATGGATGGAACACTGTGCTGGCGGAGGCCCGCAGATAGTCCATAAGCTGTGCGTCGGTCTCCAGATTGGCGGTCGGCGCCATTTCCTTGCCCCGAATGGCGTCAAACGGCGACGCCCGCAGGATACGACGGGCAAGCTTCACCCCTTCCAGCAACACGAGCGCATCGCGCTCGTCAGACAGGAAATTGAAGTCGATTTCGGGGTTGCGACTACCATCCTGCGTCAGGCGGATGCTGCCTCGGCTCTGGGGACGCAGCACGCAGGTATGCAGTGCGAAACCGTGTCCCCATTCGAAGAGACGCCCGCGATGGCTGCGATAGCCCGGCACGAAATGGAACTGCACATCCGACACGCCTTCGGCGTAACGGGTGGAGGCGAATCCACCGGCTTCCACATAGTTGGTGGTCAGCCAGCCCTTGCCACGCAGCAGGAACTGTAAAGGCGCAGGCAGCACGGAGCCGAGCGACGCCCGCGAGAAACCGAGTGTCGTTGCCGAGTCCGAACGGATGGTCACCAGCCCGTCGATATGATCCTGAAGATTGCGCCCCACTTCCGGCAGATCGCTCACCACGGGAACGCCGGATTGCAGCAGTTCCTTCGCATTGCCAATGCCTGACGACATGAGCAGATGCGGCGAACCGATGGCGCCCGCCGAAAGGATGGTCTCCCTGTGCGCCCGCAGAACGTGGAACTGGCCGTTCCGCTCTATGGTGACACCCTGCACCTCCCGCCCGTCGGTCACGAGCGAGACCACGCGACAGCCGGTCAGCACATGCAGGTTCGGACGCGACCGCACTGGAGCGACAAAGGCGCGATAGGAACTGAGACGTTTTCCATCTTTCTGCGTGACGTCATAGACGCCGACGCCATCCAGTCGAGCGCCGTTGAAATCGGTGTTTTCTTTCAGCCCAACCTCTTCAGCGGCCTTGATGAACAGGCGCGACACGTCGAGCGGGTCACGCGGCTGATCCACCATCAGCTCGCCACCAGTTCCGTGAAACTGCGGGTCCTGATGAAGCTGATTGTCTTCCTCGCGCATGAAGTATTTCAGCACGGAATCATAACCCCAGCCGGTGCAGCCCATCGCTTCCCAGCCGTCATAATCCGAGCGTGCGCCACGGATATAGATCATGCTGTTCATGGAGGACGAGCCACCCAGCATCCGGCCACGCGGCACATGCACGCGGCGGTTGTCGAGATGCGTCTGCGGCGTGGAGTAATACTGGTAGGTATATTTCCGGCTCTTGTAGAGCGAGATGGTCCCGGCGGGCACATGGATGCGCGGCGTGTTGTCGGGGCCGCCCGCTTCCAGCAGCGCCACCCGCAGATTGCTGCGGGCGCTCAGGCGGTTGGCGAGCACACAGCCCGCCGCGCCGCCACCGACGACGATGAAGTCGTAATCGGTCGGAAAATCGTTCTGCGTGGTCATCAGTCAGCTCCTCCCATGACAGGCAGGGTGTGGCGTTCGTTACGCATCAGCCAGACGTAGAACACTGTCACGACAATCAGCCCCACAATCCACGAGATATCGGCGCCGCCCAGCATGTTCGCAACAGGACCGGTGTAGAGACCGTTCGAGACGAAGGGAATCTGGATCAGAATACCGAAGACATAGGCGGTCAGAGCGGGCCAGCAGTAGCGGCCATAGATGCCGCCATCGGCGCGAAAGAAGGAAGGAACATCATATTCGCCGTGCCGGATCAGATAGAAGTCAGCCAGATTGATCGCGGTCCAGGGCACCATAACGTAGAGCAGCAGCAGGATGAAGTTGGTGTATTCCTCCATGAAATTCGCCTCCGCGCCGAGGGCGATCAGCAACGAAAGACCGGCCAGAACGATGGCCGTGCCCGCACGACCGACATGCGTGGCTTTCCATGACGGAATGATGGTCTGGATGACCGTGATGGCCGAGAGCGCGCCGCAATAAAGATTCATGGCGTTGGTTGACGCGATGCCCAGCGACAGCACGGGCACGATGAACAGCGCCAGCGGACCGACCTGTGTGGTCAGCGTCGCCACCACGTCGCCGCCTCCTGCGATCACACCCAGCAGACCGCCAAGGATCATGGGGAAGACCGAGCCGAGCACGCAGCCCCAGTAGCTGGCCATGAAGGCCTGACGGCTGCCAGTGCCGGGCGGCAGATAGCGCGAATAGTCCGAGACGTACGGCGCGTAGGCGATCTGCCAGAGCGCCGCCGTGGATAGGCCGCCGAGGAAGCCTGACATGGTGAACGTGCCGTGTGACAGGATCGCGGTCGAAACGCCGTTCACACACAGAATCCACACGAAACACAGCGCCAGTGCGATACCGGACACCACTGTCATCAGTCGTGTGTAGGCGTGGATCAGATCATGGCCATAGATCGTAGCCACCAGACTGACGAGGCACAGCAGGGCGACACAGGCCTTTTCGGGTAGGAACGTCATCACCGTGTGCAGCGACTCACCACCAAGAACCAGATTGGAGGCGAAGAAACCGACATACATCACCACGACGAGGCAGATGACCGCCATCGCGCCCATGGAACCGAACTGACCTCGCGTCTGCACCATCTGCGGCACGCCGAGCTGCGGCCCCTGCGCGGCGTGAAGCGCCATGAACAGGCCACCGATCATGTTGCCCAGCACAGCCGACAGCAGCGCTGGCCAGAACGGCAGGCCGAACACGGTGGTCGCCAGCGCGCCGGTAATGATGGTCAGCATCATGATGTTGGAGCCGAACCACACGGTGAACAGATCGCGCGGGCGTCCGTGCCGCTGGTCGAGCGGAATCTGATAGATGGTGTGGGCTTCTGGACCCCGTGCCGTCGCGGCGTCTGTCATGGGAGCGGTTCCTTCCTCTGGTATCAGGCTCTGGTATCAGGGCGTGCCCGGCGATTTTGTGTCGGAATCGTAATATTGAAAGTCAGAAAAATCCCGCTCGGCTCCAGACCGGCGGGATTGCAGTCAGACTATTCCCGTTCGGCGATGACATCGACCTCGATCAGCCATTCCGGTCTGGCCAGCGCCACGACCACAAGGCCGGTGAAGACCGGGAAGACACCCTTGAGGCGACGGCCGAGCACGCGATAGGTCGCCTCGCGATAACGGATATCCGTGAGATAGACCGTAACCTTGCAGATGTCCGTGAGCTTGCCGCCCGCCTCTGTCATCAGCAGCTCGATATTGTCCATCACCTTCTCGGCCTGCGCGATCGGGTCGCCCACGCCGACATTCTCGCGTGTATCGAGATCCTGCGGCACCTGACCACGCAGATAGATCGTGTTGCCCGTGATGACGGCCTGACAGAGATCGTTGTCGAGCGCCTGCTCGGGGTAGGTGTCCTTCGTGTTGAAAGGACGGAGGCGGGTGTGGGCCATGGTCTGTGTCTCCCTGTGTGGGGCTGGTACTGTCCGGTCGGTGTGTCCGCACCGGAGATGATGATCCTGCGCAACGGGGACGGGCTGGTCGCTGCGGAACCACGAGAGGTTCTCAGGTTCCTGCCCGGATAATCCTGTTGCAAGTGTGAAACGAATTAGGCTTTCAGAAAAAGAAATTATTTCTGACGTTCTGCTTCAGAAAATCTGACCTCAGTAATGAATCCATACGGTCTTCAGCGCTGTGTATTTATCGAAGCTGTGCAGAGAGAGGTCACGACCGAAGCCGGACTGCTTCACACCTCCGAAGGGTGTCATGGCGGACAGCGCATCCACCGTGTTGACGGACACCGTCCCCACATTCAGCCGCTCCGACAGATCGAGCGCCCGGCTGACATCGCGGGTCCAGACGGAAGCCGCCAGCCCGTAGGACGTATCGTGCGCCAGACGGAGCGCCTCCTCTTCGTCACGAAAGGTCTGGATGGCGAGAACCGGACCGAAAATCTCTTCCCGCACAATCGGCGCGTCAGAAGGCGCGTCCGCAAAGACCGTGGGCTGGATGAAAGCATCCGACGCGCCGACCGTCACGCGACTGCCGCCCGCGACAAGGCGGGCCGTCTCGCGTCCCGAGGCCAGAAACTCCGCGACCCGCGCAGTGTGCCGGACATCCACCATCGCACCCATTCTGGTCTGGGGATCGAGAGGATTGCCGGGCACGATCGCCTCCGCACGCACGCGCATGCGTTCGACCATGTCGTCCGCCACACTCTCATGCACCAGCATACGGGAGTTGGCGGAGCAGACCTCGCCCTGATTGAAGAAGATGCCGAAGGCGGCCTTGTCGGCGGCGGCGTCCAGATCGGCGTCCGGGAAGATCAGGTTCGGGCTTTTCCCGCCCGTCTCCAACCAGACCTGCTTCATGTTGCTCTCACCGGCATAGCGCATGAACAGCTTGCCCACATCGGTCGAGCCGGTGAAGACGAGGCAATCCACATCCGGGTGACGTCCGAGAGCCTGTCCCACCTCCTCGCCGAATCCCGGCACCACGTTCAGCACGCCATCCGGGAGTCCGGCCTCGCTCGCCAGTTCACCCAGACGGAGCGCCGACAGAGGCGACTGCTCGGCAGGCTTCAGAACCACCGAGTTGCCCGCCGCCAGAGCAGGCGCGAGCTTCCAGATGGCCATATCCAGAGGGAAGTTCCACGGCACGACCGCGCCGACCACCCCTAGCGGCATACGACGGATCATCGCCACATCGCGTCCACCGGTGGGCGCAACCTCATCATACAGCTTGTCGATGGCTTCCGCGTGCCATTGGAGAAAATGGATCGAGCCCGGCACGTCCACGTTCACGGTCTCGGAAATGGGCTTTCCCATGTCAAGCGTGTCGAGCAGCGCGAACTCCTCGGCATTGTCGCGGATGAACGCGACCAGCCGCAGCAGGACGTCCTTGCGGGCAGCGGGGGTCAGGCGGGACCAACGGCCGTCGTCGAACGCTTTGCGGGCAGCCTGCACGGCCCGGTCGATGTCCTCCACTCCTCCGCGCGCCACGTCCGTCAGAACCTCGCCGCTGGCGGGGTTGACGGTGCCGAAGCATCGACCGGAAGCAGCGGGGACGAATCGTCCGTCAATCCAGCACTGATTACGGAAGATCAGGCTGGAGGCGCGCCCCGCATAATGAGCAAGGCTCTGCATCACGCCGCTCCGTGTCCGGGCCGGTATGTCATGTAGCTGCGCTGCTTGGCGATATGGTCGGCGACGTATTTCGCGTCATGCCAGACGCCCCAGATGAAGGAGGAGCCCCGGCGCGTCTGCCAGGGCAGACCGAGAAAATACACGCCCGGCTCGGAGGAAACCCCGCGCTGATGGTGAGGACGACCGTTCTCGTCCAGCGCTTCCATCTTCAGCCAGCTATAATCCACACCGAAACCCGTCGCCCAGATGATGGTGGTGATCCCCGCTTCCTTCAGATCCAGTTCGAGCAGGGGATGCTTCACGCACTCCGGCTCCGGGAGGAAATCGCGGGCGGAGGGTTCTTCAGGCAGATCCAGACCGTTGCGGGTGACATAGGCGTCCGCCTCTCCGAGCAGGGAGAGGTAGTTGGCGTCGCCTTTCGCGATGTTTTCGGCGAGATCAGGCGCAAAGG harbors:
- a CDS encoding amino acid ABC transporter ATP-binding protein, whose product is MVSDTAPNPDIRISLRNLSKFYGEFLALDRLDLDIDQGEKIVVLGPSGSGKSTFIRCFNRIEPHDSGTLMIDGQVIDDKTDLAALRGRVGMVFQNYNLFPHLTVLDNCTLAPRLVRGASRQQAEEDARRYLALVGIGEQAGKYPIQLSGGQQQRVAIARALSMNPEIILFDEPTAALDPEAISGVVAIIDELAAQQITIICVTHEMGFARRIADRIVFMDKGSILEVAPPQEFFTAPRTERARTFLNQMIQF
- a CDS encoding LysR family transcriptional regulator, encoding MKFSLRQIEYFVATAETGSIVQASRQIPISQPAISAAIAHLESVFGVSLFIRHHAQGLSLTPEGRMVLQEARELLSQAQELGSSLNGMLGRVQGEVTVGCMTTLFPLLAPDLIQNFSATYPEARLRVIAGHHEELTEKLRDGEVSVMIGYNMPMPPTIGFQPLSALPPYVFTSVDHPLAAAGSVRLEALVDEPFLLLDLPFSREYFLQLFSSAGVVPRIAGHYPSMDVIRSLAARGVGFGLGNARPRNQNALDGKPLAYLGLEDECAPLVYGLFTVTGQRIPMRVSAFLDMCVETLSNRNLPGTI
- the argE gene encoding acetylornithine deacetylase, which gives rise to MVDPQVLAVRDILAKLIAFPTVCRMENAELIDWAEGFLRDLGARCHRVPGKEEGRFNLFASIGPDTPDGIVLSAHSDVVPVEGQPWTTDPFALTERDGKLYGRGSSDMKGFLACMLVAARYAASQSGLRAPLHLAISHDEEIGCVGVHSMLRDLAARGFQARGCVIGEPTGLRAVSGHKGKLAARIVCHGLAAHSANPDRGCNAIGLATDMVKIIEALQEELKETGAQDEHYEVPYSTMQVGLIRGGVALNIVPDLCEVQFEMRLLPGVDPQPLLDRLREEADRLCAERPHARIEIETLNTYPGLHTSDGASFLHEIMRITGDNAPSRIGFGTEGGLFSEYLGMPVVVCGPGSIDRAHKADEFILPEELQDGVRFVEQVVDMLARH
- a CDS encoding GMC family oxidoreductase, with amino-acid sequence MTTQNDFPTDYDFIVVGGGAAGCVLANRLSARSNLRVALLEAGGPDNTPRIHVPAGTISLYKSRKYTYQYYSTPQTHLDNRRVHVPRGRMLGGSSSMNSMIYIRGARSDYDGWEAMGCTGWGYDSVLKYFMREEDNQLHQDPQFHGTGGELMVDQPRDPLDVSRLFIKAAEEVGLKENTDFNGARLDGVGVYDVTQKDGKRLSSYRAFVAPVRSRPNLHVLTGCRVVSLVTDGREVQGVTIERNGQFHVLRAHRETILSAGAIGSPHLLMSSGIGNAKELLQSGVPVVSDLPEVGRNLQDHIDGLVTIRSDSATTLGFSRASLGSVLPAPLQFLLRGKGWLTTNYVEAGGFASTRYAEGVSDVQFHFVPGYRSHRGRLFEWGHGFALHTCVLRPQSRGSIRLTQDGSRNPEIDFNFLSDERDALVLLEGVKLARRILRASPFDAIRGKEMAPTANLETDAQLMDYLRASASTVFHPSGTCRMGSDADSVVTPELKVRGLKGLRVADTSIMPTLVSGNTNAPTMMIGDKASDMILSELS
- a CDS encoding purine-cytosine permease family protein; protein product: MTDAATARGPEAHTIYQIPLDQRHGRPRDLFTVWFGSNIMMLTIITGALATTVFGLPFWPALLSAVLGNMIGGLFMALHAAQGPQLGVPQMVQTRGQFGSMGAMAVICLVVVMYVGFFASNLVLGGESLHTVMTFLPEKACVALLCLVSLVATIYGHDLIHAYTRLMTVVSGIALALCFVWILCVNGVSTAILSHGTFTMSGFLGGLSTAALWQIAYAPYVSDYSRYLPPGTGSRQAFMASYWGCVLGSVFPMILGGLLGVIAGGGDVVATLTTQVGPLALFIVPVLSLGIASTNAMNLYCGALSAITVIQTIIPSWKATHVGRAGTAIVLAGLSLLIALGAEANFMEEYTNFILLLLYVMVPWTAINLADFYLIRHGEYDVPSFFRADGGIYGRYCWPALTAYVFGILIQIPFVSNGLYTGPVANMLGGADISWIVGLIVVTVFYVWLMRNERHTLPVMGGAD
- a CDS encoding RidA family protein, whose product is MAHTRLRPFNTKDTYPEQALDNDLCQAVITGNTIYLRGQVPQDLDTRENVGVGDPIAQAEKVMDNIELLMTEAGGKLTDICKVTVYLTDIRYREATYRVLGRRLKGVFPVFTGLVVVALARPEWLIEVDVIAERE
- a CDS encoding aldehyde dehydrogenase yields the protein MQSLAHYAGRASSLIFRNQCWIDGRFVPAASGRCFGTVNPASGEVLTDVARGGVEDIDRAVQAARKAFDDGRWSRLTPAARKDVLLRLVAFIRDNAEEFALLDTLDMGKPISETVNVDVPGSIHFLQWHAEAIDKLYDEVAPTGGRDVAMIRRMPLGVVGAVVPWNFPLDMAIWKLAPALAAGNSVVLKPAEQSPLSALRLGELASEAGLPDGVLNVVPGFGEEVGQALGRHPDVDCLVFTGSTDVGKLFMRYAGESNMKQVWLETGGKSPNLIFPDADLDAAADKAAFGIFFNQGEVCSANSRMLVHESVADDMVERMRVRAEAIVPGNPLDPQTRMGAMVDVRHTARVAEFLASGRETARLVAGGSRVTVGASDAFIQPTVFADAPSDAPIVREEIFGPVLAIQTFRDEEEALRLAHDTSYGLAASVWTRDVSRALDLSERLNVGTVSVNTVDALSAMTPFGGVKQSGFGRDLSLHSFDKYTALKTVWIHY